The region ACGTTGCGAAGCGTAGGAGCTTTGACCATTCCGTTTGCATCACCTTTAAAGTCGCCAACATTTGCAAATTCATACTTGCCTGCAACCTCAAACGGCTGAAGAGTTCCGCCCAAATTTACGCCATTATGGCAAGATGCACAGCCTTTGTCTATAAACATTTTTAGACCTTTTTTTTCTGCTTCATTTAGTGCATTATTGTCACCTTCAAGGAATTTATCAAATCTTGAAGGGGTTACAAGAGTTCTCTCAAAAATTCCAATCGCAGTCGTAACAAGATCAAAATTTATCTCGCTGTTAAATGCATTTTTAAACTCAGCTACATAAGCAGGGATTGACTTTAGCCTATCCACAACAAGTTCCGGAGTCGAAGCCATTTCAGGAGCTGCCGTAATAGGACCTGCTGCTTGCGCCATCAGATGCTCGGCTCTACCGTCCCAAAATTGAACCGCATTAAATACGGAGTTGTAAACCGTAGGCGCATTTACATGATGAGGATTTGGGGTCCATTTGTGACCTGTTGATGCAGGAACGCCGTCAGTACCGCCAAGTCCTAAATTGTGGCAAGTATTACAGCTGATAATGCCTGACTTTGAAAGGCGCGGATCAAAATAAAGCCTCTTGCCAAGCTCATAAGCTGCCATCGTTGTAGGAAATGCTTTAGAGTCAGGAGAAGCATCATTTATCATTTTTGTAAGAGCATGTGGATCGCTAGGGATCGCGACAAGACCTGCATCAAGTGCCTCTTTAATTAAATCGTTCGCAAACATCGAACTAGCCAAA is a window of Campylobacter sp. CCUG 57310 DNA encoding:
- a CDS encoding cytochrome-c peroxidase: MNLKVVLLSSALASSMFANDLIKEALDAGLVAIPSDPHALTKMINDASPDSKAFPTTMAAYELGKRLYFDPRLSKSGIISCNTCHNLGLGGTDGVPASTGHKWTPNPHHVNAPTVYNSVFNAVQFWDGRAEHLMAQAAGPITAAPEMASTPELVVDRLKSIPAYVAEFKNAFNSEINFDLVTTAIGIFERTLVTPSRFDKFLEGDNNALNEAEKKGLKMFIDKGCASCHNGVNLGGTLQPFEVAGKYEFANVGDFKGDANGMVKAPTLRNVELTAPYYHNGAIWSLNDAVKAMGSIQLGIEINDAEAASIVTFLNSLTGTMPKVEYPMFPASTEKTSKPELDY